One region of Arthrobacter sp. StoSoilB22 genomic DNA includes:
- the hxlB gene encoding 6-phospho-3-hexuloisomerase codes for MDAVVDKPSLSATPAQAALNLSLIQDEIVSTTNAIDAHQLAALAGRIRRAERIFLAGAGRSGLVLRMAAMRLMHLGLTVHVAGDTTTPAITSGDLLVVASGSGTTSGVVKAAETAIAAGADVAALTTNPGSPLAGMADALVIIPAVQKTDHGSGLSRQYSGSLFEQSLFLATEAVFQTLWENTEEPAEQLWLRHANLE; via the coding sequence GTGGACGCCGTAGTAGACAAGCCCTCCCTGAGCGCTACACCAGCCCAGGCCGCCCTCAACCTGTCCCTGATCCAGGACGAAATAGTGAGCACCACCAATGCAATCGACGCCCACCAGCTGGCGGCCCTGGCGGGCAGGATCCGCAGGGCGGAGCGGATCTTCCTTGCCGGCGCCGGCCGCAGCGGGTTGGTTCTCCGCATGGCGGCCATGCGCCTCATGCACCTGGGCTTGACGGTCCATGTTGCCGGGGACACCACCACACCTGCCATCACCTCCGGCGACCTCCTTGTGGTGGCCTCCGGCTCAGGGACCACCTCAGGCGTGGTCAAGGCAGCCGAAACAGCCATCGCCGCCGGCGCGGACGTGGCTGCTCTGACCACCAACCCGGGATCACCTTTGGCCGGCATGGCCGATGCATTGGTGATCATTCCCGCAGTGCAAAAGACCGATCACGGCTCCGGCCTTTCCCGCCAATACTCCGGCAGCCTGTTTGAGCAATCCCTCTTCCTGGCAACCGAAGCAGTGTTCCAAACCCTGTGGGAGAACACCGAAGAGCCCGCCGAGCAACTCTGGCTGCGCCACGCCAACCTCGAATAG
- a CDS encoding LuxR C-terminal-related transcriptional regulator, protein MQNWALLHSISDLAAAPLNRIAEALRTATLPFLASSALVIFTEDCTGRPQKKAGDEGVVSRVSIAELDRLRSAMPGEVPWRTSALIAGEEREVLALGYGPSQALLVLTDPSPVEGPQKEEEALRLLSYLWRLTARRIQEKVTDAPPSYLLESRAASAERIRVTAELIDQHSTTLETLLAALRSTSMDDAAARTSVTDLAVKALVDLRTVSDRTSDLVEEPVVTAFERLREDLRPLMHFSNIDIQFIEPPANGRALPGEVAHAARAVVRGLVLAIAEQPDVRRVRAQWDCDGENLLINVRDDGLGALTPDSPSITRLQQRVQAVDGRMSLDVMQGWGADISVVLPLDPPAAPIGDVAAWDLAPRELEVLQLLTAGQRNRSIAGALHISENTVKFHIRNLFRKLDVRSRAEAIALAHSAGLR, encoded by the coding sequence ATGCAGAACTGGGCACTCCTCCACTCCATTAGCGATCTGGCAGCCGCGCCGCTGAACCGCATCGCCGAAGCCCTCCGCACCGCCACACTCCCGTTCCTCGCCAGCAGTGCCCTGGTGATCTTTACCGAGGACTGCACCGGCCGGCCCCAGAAGAAGGCGGGTGATGAAGGCGTGGTCAGCCGCGTATCCATCGCCGAACTGGACCGGCTGAGGTCGGCGATGCCCGGCGAGGTCCCATGGCGCACTTCCGCGCTCATCGCCGGTGAGGAACGGGAAGTTCTCGCCTTGGGCTATGGGCCCAGTCAGGCGCTCCTGGTCCTGACCGACCCTTCGCCGGTTGAAGGACCGCAAAAGGAAGAGGAGGCACTTCGTCTGCTCAGCTATCTTTGGCGACTCACCGCCCGACGCATCCAGGAGAAAGTAACCGACGCGCCGCCGTCGTACCTTTTGGAATCGCGGGCGGCATCCGCTGAGCGGATCCGTGTGACGGCCGAGTTGATCGACCAGCACTCCACCACTCTGGAAACCCTGCTGGCGGCCCTGCGGTCGACCTCCATGGACGACGCCGCGGCCCGAACCTCAGTGACGGACCTCGCGGTCAAGGCTTTGGTGGACCTGCGGACGGTTAGCGACCGGACCAGCGATCTTGTGGAAGAGCCGGTGGTGACTGCGTTCGAGCGGCTTCGCGAGGATCTTCGGCCCTTGATGCACTTCAGCAATATCGACATTCAGTTCATCGAGCCGCCCGCCAACGGGCGTGCTCTGCCTGGCGAAGTAGCCCATGCTGCCCGCGCCGTCGTTCGCGGCCTTGTGTTGGCCATCGCGGAGCAGCCGGATGTCCGGCGCGTCCGTGCGCAGTGGGACTGCGACGGTGAGAACCTGCTGATCAACGTGCGCGACGACGGCCTTGGAGCCCTCACTCCGGACTCGCCCAGCATCACCCGGTTGCAGCAGCGGGTGCAGGCCGTTGATGGGCGGATGTCCCTTGACGTGATGCAGGGGTGGGGTGCGGATATCTCCGTGGTCTTGCCGCTGGACCCGCCGGCAGCGCCCATTGGTGACGTTGCCGCCTGGGATCTGGCGCCGAGGGAGCTGGAAGTTCTGCAGTTGCTCACCGCTGGGCAGCGGAACCGGAGCATCGCGGGCGCTCTTCATATCAGCGAAAACACGGTGAAGTTTCACATCCGTAACCTCTTCCGAAAACTCGACGTGCGTTCCAGGGCAGAGGCGATTGCCTTGGCGCACTCGGCCGGACTTCGCTAG
- the ilvD gene encoding dihydroxy-acid dehydratase, producing MPALRSRTVTHGRNMAGARALLRASGVANTDIGKPIIAVANSFTEFVPGHTHLAPVGRIVSDAILAAGAVPREFNTIAVDDGIAMGHSGMLYSLPSRDLIADSVEYMVNAHCADALVCISNCDKITPGMLMAALRLNIPVVFVSGGPMEAGRVTLTDGSVRSLDLVNAIADAVDESISDEDINLIEENACPTCGSCSGMFTANSMNCLAEAIGLALPGNGSVLATHTARKALYEKAGSTIVELVKRYYDGDDESVLPRSIATAEAFDNAMALDISMGGSTNTILHLLAAAQEAGVDYGLAEMDAKSRQVPCLAKVAPNVAGNKTYYMEDVHRAGGIPALLGELNRGGLLHKNVHSVHSNDLDGWLDDWDVRGGKATEEAKALWHAAPGGVRSSTAFSQSNVWTSLDTDAEDGCIRSVEHAFSKDGGLAVLRGNVAADGAVVKTAGVDESIWIFEGPAVVCESQDEAVEKILNKTIKEGDVVVIRYEGPRGGPGMQEMLYPTSFLKGRGLGKKCALITDGRFSGGTSGLSIGHISPEAASGGTIALVENGDIISIDITQRSLQLQVSDEILAERREKLLVNGGYKPKDRERHVSPALRAYAAMALSADKGAVRDVSLVENL from the coding sequence ATGCCTGCACTACGCTCAAGAACTGTCACCCACGGCCGCAACATGGCCGGAGCCCGCGCGCTGTTGCGTGCCTCCGGCGTTGCCAACACGGACATCGGCAAGCCGATCATTGCCGTCGCCAACTCCTTCACCGAGTTTGTCCCCGGCCACACCCACCTCGCTCCAGTGGGCCGGATCGTCTCCGACGCGATCCTCGCCGCAGGCGCCGTGCCGCGCGAGTTCAACACGATCGCCGTGGACGACGGCATCGCCATGGGCCACTCCGGCATGCTCTACTCGCTGCCGTCCCGTGACCTGATTGCCGACTCCGTTGAGTACATGGTCAACGCGCACTGCGCTGATGCCCTGGTCTGCATCTCCAACTGCGACAAGATCACCCCGGGCATGCTCATGGCCGCCCTGCGCCTGAACATCCCCGTGGTGTTCGTTTCCGGCGGTCCCATGGAGGCCGGCCGCGTGACCCTGACAGACGGATCCGTCCGCTCCCTTGACCTGGTGAACGCGATTGCCGACGCCGTGGACGAATCCATCTCAGATGAAGACATCAACCTGATCGAAGAGAACGCCTGCCCCACCTGTGGCTCCTGCTCAGGCATGTTCACCGCCAACTCCATGAACTGCCTGGCCGAAGCGATCGGGCTGGCCCTGCCGGGCAACGGTTCCGTGCTGGCCACCCACACCGCCCGCAAAGCGCTGTACGAGAAAGCCGGTTCAACAATTGTTGAGCTGGTGAAGCGCTATTACGACGGCGACGACGAGTCCGTATTGCCGCGCTCCATCGCCACTGCCGAGGCTTTCGACAACGCCATGGCCTTGGACATCTCCATGGGCGGCTCCACCAACACCATCCTGCACTTGCTGGCTGCGGCCCAGGAAGCAGGCGTGGACTACGGCCTGGCCGAAATGGACGCCAAGTCCCGCCAGGTTCCCTGCCTGGCCAAGGTGGCTCCGAACGTTGCCGGCAACAAGACCTATTACATGGAAGACGTGCACCGTGCCGGCGGCATCCCGGCGCTGCTGGGTGAGCTGAATCGTGGCGGCCTCCTGCACAAGAACGTCCACTCGGTGCACTCCAACGACCTTGACGGCTGGCTGGATGACTGGGATGTCCGCGGCGGCAAGGCAACGGAAGAAGCCAAAGCGCTGTGGCACGCCGCTCCCGGTGGCGTCCGTTCCTCCACAGCTTTCTCGCAGTCAAACGTATGGACCTCCCTGGACACGGACGCTGAAGATGGCTGCATCCGGTCGGTGGAGCACGCGTTCTCCAAGGACGGTGGTTTGGCTGTGCTGCGCGGCAACGTCGCAGCGGACGGCGCCGTGGTGAAGACTGCCGGTGTGGACGAGTCCATCTGGATCTTCGAAGGCCCCGCAGTGGTGTGCGAGTCACAGGACGAAGCCGTGGAGAAGATCCTGAACAAGACCATCAAGGAAGGCGACGTGGTGGTGATCCGCTACGAAGGACCTAGAGGTGGACCCGGCATGCAGGAAATGCTCTACCCAACCTCGTTCCTCAAGGGCCGCGGCCTGGGCAAGAAGTGCGCCCTCATCACGGACGGCCGCTTCTCCGGCGGCACCTCCGGCCTGTCGATCGGGCACATCTCCCCGGAAGCTGCCTCCGGCGGCACCATCGCCCTGGTGGAGAACGGCGACATCATCAGCATCGACATCACCCAGCGCTCCCTCCAGTTGCAGGTCTCCGACGAGATCCTCGCCGAACGCCGCGAAAAGCTCCTGGTCAACGGCGGCTACAAGCCCAAGGACCGCGAACGCCACGTGTCTCCCGCACTGCGCGCCTACGCCGCCATGGCGCTGTCCGCAGACAAGGGCGCAGTCCGCGACGTCTCCCTGGTGGAAAACCTCTAA
- a CDS encoding DUF445 domain-containing protein codes for MQVNSERIPTEDLTNPNSTAGSASARGRSAVVELSAGDMEKAAALLRMKRLALALLIAMAVIFTVAFAFQKQYPWLEYVRAAAEGGMVGALADWFAVTALFKYPMGLKIPHTAIIPRRKDQIGESLSDFVESNFLSQEVVQDKLASIDIARKAGRWLSAPGGAERVAKEGGAVIRGAFTVLNDDDVQAVIEGMVRKHLLTPPWGPPVGRMAERIFADGHHHTLVDLLVDRAADWVDANHATVNRLVSDRSPLWVPTFVDGLVGDRVYVELSKFVRAVQADQNHQVRQSIDAYLADLAQDLQHDPAMIERAESIKAQILGDPEVRELASRTWGTVKTALLNAVDDPHSELSQRFKSAVRDFGTRLVNDDELAGKVNTWIGDAAGYLVNTYRSDIAGVISDTVARWDAEETSQKIELQVGKDLQYIRINGTVVGALAGLAIFTVAHLLFG; via the coding sequence ATGCAGGTGAACTCTGAACGAATCCCAACCGAAGACCTCACCAACCCCAATTCCACGGCAGGTTCCGCTTCCGCACGCGGCCGTTCCGCCGTCGTCGAACTGTCCGCTGGCGACATGGAAAAAGCGGCCGCGTTGCTCCGCATGAAACGGTTGGCCTTGGCGCTGCTGATCGCGATGGCGGTGATCTTCACGGTGGCGTTCGCGTTCCAGAAGCAGTATCCGTGGCTGGAATACGTCCGGGCGGCGGCCGAAGGCGGCATGGTGGGCGCACTGGCCGACTGGTTCGCCGTCACCGCGCTGTTCAAGTACCCCATGGGTCTGAAAATTCCGCACACAGCCATCATTCCGCGTCGCAAGGACCAGATCGGTGAATCGCTCAGCGACTTCGTGGAGAGCAACTTCCTGTCCCAAGAGGTTGTGCAGGACAAGTTGGCGAGCATTGACATTGCCCGCAAGGCAGGCCGCTGGTTGTCGGCCCCGGGCGGTGCAGAGCGCGTGGCCAAGGAAGGCGGCGCGGTGATCCGTGGCGCCTTCACCGTACTGAATGACGACGATGTACAGGCGGTCATCGAGGGCATGGTCCGCAAGCACCTGCTCACCCCGCCATGGGGACCACCCGTGGGCCGCATGGCCGAACGGATCTTCGCTGACGGCCACCACCACACTTTGGTTGACCTCCTGGTAGACCGTGCGGCCGACTGGGTGGACGCCAACCATGCAACGGTGAACCGGCTCGTCTCGGATCGCTCACCCCTGTGGGTGCCGACGTTCGTGGACGGCCTGGTTGGTGACCGGGTTTACGTGGAACTATCCAAATTTGTTCGCGCTGTGCAGGCGGACCAAAACCACCAAGTACGGCAATCGATCGACGCCTACCTTGCAGACCTGGCCCAGGACCTGCAGCATGATCCCGCCATGATCGAGCGTGCCGAGTCCATCAAGGCACAGATCCTTGGCGACCCCGAGGTCCGCGAACTGGCGTCCCGCACGTGGGGAACGGTAAAGACTGCGCTGCTCAACGCCGTCGACGATCCCCACAGCGAACTGAGCCAGCGCTTCAAGAGTGCCGTCCGCGACTTTGGCACGCGCCTGGTCAACGATGACGAACTGGCCGGCAAGGTGAACACCTGGATTGGCGATGCTGCCGGGTACCTGGTGAATACGTATCGCTCGGACATCGCTGGCGTCATCTCCGATACCGTAGCCCGCTGGGACGCCGAGGAAACATCGCAAAAGATCGAGCTTCAGGTGGGCAAAGATCTTCAATACATCCGCATCAACGGAACCGTGGTGGGCGCCCTGGCCGGCTTGGCGATCTTCACTGTGGCGCATCTGCTCTTTGGCTAA
- a CDS encoding 5-oxoprolinase subunit PxpA — translation MDLNADLGESFGSWTMGDDASMFRIVSSANVACGFHAGDPLTMLDSCRAAFELDVRVGAHVGYRDLAGFGRRSMDMTFDELFGDVLYQLGALDGMAHAVGASVDYVKPHGALYNRIVRDAEQAEAVVAAVHAYDPGLPVLGLPGSAWLTLAEEAGHPVFREAFVDRAYLPDGTLVPRTQEGAVLQDPAAVVAQAVRLATRKEVLAIDGTVVPVQADSLCIHGDTPGAVNMAAAVREGLEKAGVEIEAFA, via the coding sequence GTGGATCTGAACGCTGACCTCGGGGAGTCCTTCGGCTCCTGGACCATGGGGGACGACGCCTCGATGTTCCGCATCGTGAGCAGCGCCAACGTGGCCTGCGGATTTCACGCCGGGGATCCCCTCACCATGCTGGACAGCTGCCGTGCGGCGTTCGAACTGGATGTCCGCGTCGGCGCCCATGTGGGGTACAGGGACCTGGCCGGCTTCGGGCGGCGTTCCATGGACATGACTTTTGACGAGTTGTTCGGAGACGTTCTCTACCAACTTGGTGCCCTCGACGGCATGGCCCACGCGGTGGGAGCATCGGTGGACTACGTCAAGCCCCACGGCGCGCTTTACAACAGGATTGTCCGCGACGCTGAGCAGGCAGAAGCCGTGGTGGCGGCCGTCCATGCTTACGATCCCGGTCTGCCGGTTCTCGGATTGCCAGGGTCAGCGTGGCTGACGCTCGCCGAAGAAGCCGGGCACCCGGTGTTCCGCGAAGCATTCGTGGACCGGGCTTACCTGCCGGACGGGACCCTGGTACCGCGTACGCAGGAAGGCGCCGTGCTGCAAGACCCCGCAGCCGTGGTGGCCCAGGCCGTGCGGCTGGCAACACGCAAGGAAGTGCTGGCCATCGACGGAACAGTGGTGCCAGTGCAGGCCGATTCGCTGTGCATCCACGGCGATACGCCCGGCGCGGTGAACATGGCTGCTGCGGTTCGGGAGGGCTTGGAGAAGGCCGGCGTTGAGATTGAAGCGTTCGCATAA
- a CDS encoding VOC family protein has protein sequence MPIKLENVGIAVRDLEETIAFFTDLGLTVLGRDTVSGQWADTAVGLDGNHAKIAVLQTPDGTGQLELFEYLHPDAIETDPTLPNEIGMHRVAFSVDDIDHALEIAAKHGCHPLRGVANYQDVYKLTYLRGPSGILVMLAQKL, from the coding sequence ATGCCTATCAAACTTGAAAACGTCGGTATTGCGGTTCGGGATCTCGAAGAAACCATCGCCTTCTTCACGGATCTGGGGCTCACAGTCTTGGGCCGGGATACGGTCAGCGGTCAGTGGGCCGACACCGCCGTGGGGTTGGACGGCAACCACGCAAAAATCGCGGTGCTCCAAACCCCGGACGGCACGGGCCAACTTGAGCTCTTCGAATACCTGCACCCTGACGCGATAGAGACAGATCCCACCCTTCCCAACGAGATCGGCATGCATCGCGTGGCTTTCTCGGTTGACGACATCGACCACGCCCTTGAGATAGCCGCCAAGCACGGATGCCACCCGCTGCGCGGTGTGGCGAACTACCAGGACGTCTACAAGCTCACGTATCTTCGCGGCCCCAGCGGGATTCTGGTCATGCTGGCGCAGAAACTTTAA
- a CDS encoding META domain-containing protein, whose amino-acid sequence MAHTQPRILRAVSLAFIAAIVMAGCAGSGTSPFVGVWGDTSDSKQPSLDLTSDGSATGTDGCNRLMGTWKEDGKTISFGGFASTRMACEGVDTWLSQAATAKIQEDGKLAVFGQGGDVIGTLAPGK is encoded by the coding sequence ATGGCGCACACCCAGCCCCGCATCCTCCGCGCTGTTTCCCTGGCATTCATTGCAGCCATCGTGATGGCAGGCTGCGCCGGAAGCGGCACCAGTCCTTTCGTCGGTGTCTGGGGTGACACCAGCGATTCCAAGCAACCCTCCCTGGACCTCACCTCAGATGGCAGTGCCACCGGAACAGATGGCTGCAACAGGCTCATGGGAACGTGGAAAGAGGACGGCAAGACCATCTCGTTCGGAGGTTTCGCGTCCACCCGCATGGCCTGCGAGGGCGTCGATACCTGGCTTTCGCAGGCCGCGACGGCCAAGATCCAGGAAGACGGAAAGTTGGCTGTGTTCGGCCAGGGCGGGGATGTGATCGGGACGCTCGCTCCCGGCAAGTAA
- a CDS encoding GAF and ANTAR domain-containing protein, with the protein MEPTANAEHIRSLHELVVGSSDIHGILNAVTGFARDAMSKVAGENIDCALTLRRRKRTATVAGSSERAVQLDKIEQELQQGPCLEALDAGHPVLLADVATDTKWPLYSRALAAEGVRSALGVPMDLGETSQAVINFFAPTAGIFTDAVIAEATAFADVVGSTLRLAIRIEAVEQLNADLKTAMSSRTVIDLACGVIMAQNRCNQDEAFSVLTKASSHRNQKLHAVASEIIANLSGSTDNQLRFDD; encoded by the coding sequence ATGGAACCCACTGCAAATGCTGAACACATCAGAAGCCTGCACGAGCTGGTGGTCGGTAGTTCCGACATCCACGGGATTTTGAACGCGGTGACCGGCTTTGCCCGCGATGCGATGAGCAAGGTAGCAGGCGAAAACATCGACTGCGCTTTGACGCTGCGCCGGCGCAAACGCACCGCCACAGTTGCCGGCAGCAGCGAGAGGGCCGTGCAGCTGGACAAAATCGAACAGGAACTTCAGCAGGGACCCTGTTTGGAAGCCCTCGACGCCGGGCATCCTGTGCTTCTGGCTGACGTCGCCACAGACACAAAATGGCCGCTTTACAGCAGAGCGCTCGCAGCTGAGGGCGTCCGCAGTGCGTTGGGCGTTCCCATGGACTTGGGCGAGACATCTCAAGCGGTCATCAACTTCTTTGCACCCACAGCGGGCATCTTTACGGATGCTGTGATTGCTGAAGCTACCGCCTTCGCCGATGTAGTGGGCAGCACGTTGCGTCTGGCCATCAGGATCGAAGCGGTGGAGCAGCTCAACGCCGACCTCAAGACGGCGATGTCCTCCAGAACAGTCATTGACCTCGCATGTGGTGTCATCATGGCCCAGAACCGTTGCAACCAGGACGAAGCCTTCAGCGTGCTGACCAAGGCGTCAAGCCACCGAAACCAAAAACTGCACGCCGTTGCCTCGGAAATCATCGCCAACCTCAGTGGCAGTACTGACAATCAGTTGCGCTTTGACGACTAG
- the hxlA gene encoding 3-hexulose-6-phosphate synthase, whose amino-acid sequence MKLQVALDLLTVEDALDLAGKVAEHVDIIELGTPLIKAAGLTAVTAIKDAHPTKIVFADMKTMDAGELEADIAFKAGADLVSVLGTADDSTIAGAVKAAKAHNKGIVVDLIGVADKVSRAKEVRALGAKFVEFHAGLDEQAQPGYNLRTLLNAGEEARVPFSVAGGVNAGTIAAVQLAGADVAVAGSAIYSAADPELAAKELKAAIN is encoded by the coding sequence ATGAAACTGCAGGTAGCACTGGACCTCCTCACCGTCGAGGACGCCCTTGACCTGGCCGGCAAGGTGGCCGAGCACGTGGACATCATCGAGCTCGGGACGCCGCTCATCAAGGCTGCCGGTTTGACCGCCGTCACCGCCATCAAGGATGCCCACCCCACCAAGATCGTCTTCGCCGACATGAAGACCATGGACGCCGGCGAGCTCGAAGCGGATATAGCGTTCAAGGCTGGAGCGGACCTCGTTTCGGTCCTGGGCACCGCTGACGACTCCACCATTGCCGGCGCGGTGAAAGCCGCCAAGGCGCACAACAAGGGCATCGTGGTAGACCTGATCGGCGTGGCGGACAAGGTGTCCCGGGCCAAGGAAGTTCGCGCGCTGGGCGCCAAGTTCGTCGAGTTCCATGCAGGCCTGGATGAGCAGGCACAGCCCGGTTACAACCTGCGCACCCTGCTCAACGCGGGCGAGGAAGCACGCGTCCCGTTCTCCGTGGCCGGCGGGGTGAATGCTGGGACCATCGCAGCAGTGCAACTGGCGGGCGCCGACGTCGCCGTCGCCGGCAGTGCCATCTACAGTGCCGCAGATCCGGAGCTGGCCGCGAAGGAACTGAAGGCAGCCATCAACTGA
- a CDS encoding biotin-dependent carboxyltransferase family protein has protein sequence MGAVVVEPGSSTLVLGPEHVLDRASMRLANALLGNPDSATGLEVLLGGLKLRFVTGSAVAVTGAEGLVTLNGNELPLNKAVRVPPGAVLEFGPALFGIRYYLAVQGGLSAQGEAPQGKALRAGAALKFGRPHGYGFPDVNHPARRALDPERPVVVRISRGPQATNFDAGTWLRLTSEPWILSPKSDRVGARLAGRPLDGAAASLDAATESGQPQPRISGSVLLPPSGLPVVALAGHPGTAESPVIAVVRDEDLDLIGQARPGQMVHLLG, from the coding sequence ATGGGTGCGGTGGTGGTGGAGCCGGGATCGAGCACGCTGGTTCTCGGTCCTGAACACGTACTGGACCGCGCGTCCATGCGCTTGGCCAATGCCCTCTTGGGCAACCCGGACTCCGCCACTGGACTTGAGGTGCTGCTGGGCGGGCTGAAGCTGAGGTTCGTGACGGGCTCGGCTGTGGCGGTCACCGGTGCCGAGGGCCTGGTAACCCTCAACGGCAACGAACTTCCGCTGAACAAAGCCGTTAGGGTCCCGCCCGGAGCAGTACTTGAGTTCGGCCCTGCCCTGTTTGGTATTCGCTACTACCTGGCGGTCCAGGGCGGACTGTCGGCGCAAGGAGAGGCCCCACAAGGAAAGGCGCTGCGCGCTGGTGCGGCTTTAAAGTTCGGACGCCCGCATGGTTATGGTTTCCCCGACGTGAACCACCCTGCCCGGCGTGCTTTGGATCCGGAACGCCCGGTGGTGGTCAGGATTTCGCGCGGGCCGCAGGCAACGAACTTCGACGCCGGTACGTGGCTTCGATTGACCAGTGAACCCTGGATTCTCTCGCCGAAATCGGATCGGGTGGGTGCGCGGCTCGCTGGCCGACCACTTGACGGTGCTGCCGCTTCTTTGGATGCCGCTACGGAATCAGGCCAACCCCAACCGCGAATATCGGGCTCTGTCCTGCTGCCGCCGTCGGGCCTTCCTGTTGTTGCCCTGGCCGGCCACCCGGGTACTGCCGAGTCCCCGGTCATCGCAGTGGTCCGGGATGAGGACCTGGACCTGATCGGCCAAGCCAGGCCTGGACAAATGGTGCATCTTTTGGGCTGA
- a CDS encoding MFS transporter translates to MASLRALRPFAHREFRVLISALSISIFGSGMWAVAMVYEVIHLGGGPLELSLVATAASIGLVGFVLAGGIAADRFPQRLLIIAVEGANLAVIATITALAMFNVIELWHLAVGAFVIGVGQAFFFPAYSAMLPRILPADDLLAANGLEGTVRPVLQQAAGPAIAGILVAVLSPAHAVAGVAVCHLLAFGMVNLLSRQAPLAPGRGDAGPDAAATGKSSLLKDLREGFSYTIRTPWLLWTLIWACLSVLFLIGPIEVLLPFVVRDQLGGDSRTFGFLLAVMGVGSAAAALATATFRLPRRYLTVMVVTWGLGSLPVAAIGFMDNFWVLGAAMLVFGATEGVGMVIWGTLLQRRVPRHLLGRISSLDFFVSLALMPVSMALAGPMAEVIPIWLIFFVAGLVCPIMAFVALFAARMMTDEIENPLSSSTADPESADTQPDSV, encoded by the coding sequence ATGGCCTCGCTGAGAGCGTTGCGTCCCTTTGCACACCGGGAATTCCGGGTGTTGATTTCCGCGCTGTCCATTTCCATCTTCGGCTCCGGTATGTGGGCGGTGGCGATGGTTTATGAGGTGATACACCTTGGCGGCGGCCCGCTTGAACTGTCCTTGGTGGCCACCGCAGCCAGCATCGGGTTGGTGGGCTTCGTCCTGGCCGGTGGCATCGCGGCGGACCGGTTCCCGCAGCGGCTCCTGATCATCGCGGTGGAGGGCGCCAATCTGGCTGTCATTGCCACCATCACAGCGCTTGCCATGTTCAATGTCATTGAACTGTGGCATCTGGCCGTGGGTGCTTTCGTCATAGGTGTGGGCCAGGCATTCTTCTTCCCCGCGTATTCGGCCATGCTCCCGCGGATCCTGCCCGCCGACGATCTCCTGGCGGCAAATGGCCTGGAAGGAACAGTTCGGCCGGTTTTGCAGCAGGCGGCCGGTCCGGCCATCGCGGGAATCCTGGTGGCAGTGCTGTCCCCGGCCCATGCAGTGGCCGGGGTGGCCGTTTGCCACCTGCTGGCGTTTGGGATGGTGAACCTCCTGAGCCGTCAAGCGCCACTCGCTCCAGGCCGGGGTGACGCTGGACCGGACGCTGCAGCGACTGGCAAGTCCTCACTATTGAAGGACCTTCGGGAGGGATTCAGCTATACCATCCGCACGCCGTGGCTTCTGTGGACCCTTATCTGGGCGTGTTTGTCCGTGCTTTTCCTGATCGGTCCCATCGAGGTCCTGCTTCCGTTCGTGGTCCGCGATCAATTGGGCGGCGACTCGAGGACGTTCGGCTTCCTGCTGGCAGTTATGGGAGTAGGCAGCGCCGCGGCCGCGCTGGCCACGGCAACGTTCCGCCTTCCCCGACGCTATCTGACCGTGATGGTGGTGACGTGGGGGTTGGGAAGCCTGCCGGTTGCCGCGATCGGATTCATGGACAATTTCTGGGTGCTCGGCGCCGCGATGCTCGTCTTCGGTGCCACCGAGGGAGTTGGCATGGTCATCTGGGGGACCCTGCTGCAACGGCGAGTGCCACGGCATTTACTGGGCCGGATTTCGAGCCTGGACTTCTTCGTTTCGCTGGCCTTGATGCCGGTGTCCATGGCGCTGGCCGGGCCCATGGCCGAGGTAATTCCTATCTGGCTCATCTTCTTCGTTGCCGGTTTGGTGTGCCCCATCATGGCCTTCGTGGCGCTCTTCGCAGCACGCATGATGACCGACGAGATTGAGAACCCCTTGTCCTCCAGCACCGCGGATCCGGAATCTGCAGACACCCAGCCGGACTCCGTATAG